The proteins below are encoded in one region of Tautonia marina:
- the fusA gene encoding elongation factor G, which produces MDSDGQPSPLASIRNIGIVAHIDAGKTTTTERILYYTGEIHRMGDVDKGSTTTDYLQEERERGITIVAAAISCKWKDAQGEPITINIIDTPGHVDFTAEVERSLRVLDGAVVVFSAVEGVEAQSETVWRQADKYHVPRLCFINKMDRIGAEFERVYDEIRDRLAGHPIPVMIPIGSGPEGNPDQFQGLIDLIEQKALYYQTEDLGSTITEKPIPDELRDTFDHWRETMLDQLSEFDETFAEHYMMALEGEPLTPEMIRAGLRRATLTGKAQPVLCGSSFKYVGVQRLLDAVVSYLPSPLEVPPVKGEHPKSGDELERPPDPKAPFSGLVFKITHDAHGDLSFVRVYSGILKSNTRPLNPGRNKKENCSRLYHIRADDREQIDQALAGDIVGVVGLKESVTGDTLCDQAHPILLERIEFPETVISMAIEPVSSADKNKLAEALVSLAREDPTFTYKFDEETGETLISGMGELHLEIIKNKMLRDLKLKVRIGKPRVSYRETIQHAVKGIHGQCIRQTGGSGLYAKVTIDLEPETQAKGAPVVRFVNKAKPNDVPTEFVRAVEAAIREDAKSGGITGYPLVDLKVTLTDGDTHEVDSNELAFGFAATDALNKALEKAGAVLLEPIMKVEVVTPEDFLGNVTGDLSSRRALIDKTYQRGKLWVVEARAPLEQMFGYSTDVRSLSQGRASYSMEPFDYAPAPEAMLRKLSGMDDED; this is translated from the coding sequence ATGGACAGCGACGGACAACCCAGCCCTCTGGCCTCGATTCGCAATATCGGCATCGTCGCCCACATCGACGCCGGCAAGACGACCACCACCGAACGCATCCTCTACTACACCGGTGAGATCCACCGGATGGGAGATGTGGACAAGGGAAGCACCACCACCGACTACCTGCAGGAAGAACGCGAGCGCGGCATCACGATCGTCGCCGCCGCCATCTCCTGCAAGTGGAAGGACGCGCAGGGCGAGCCGATCACGATCAACATCATCGACACGCCGGGCCACGTCGACTTCACGGCCGAGGTCGAGCGGTCGCTCCGCGTGCTCGACGGCGCCGTGGTCGTCTTCTCGGCGGTTGAGGGGGTTGAGGCCCAGAGCGAGACCGTCTGGCGGCAGGCCGACAAGTACCACGTCCCCCGCCTCTGCTTCATCAACAAGATGGACCGCATCGGGGCCGAGTTCGAGCGGGTTTACGACGAGATCCGCGACCGTCTGGCCGGGCACCCGATCCCGGTGATGATCCCGATCGGCTCGGGCCCCGAGGGGAACCCCGACCAGTTTCAGGGGCTCATCGACCTGATCGAGCAGAAGGCCCTTTACTACCAGACCGAAGACCTCGGCTCGACGATCACCGAGAAACCGATTCCCGACGAGCTGCGCGATACGTTCGACCACTGGCGAGAAACGATGCTCGACCAGCTCAGCGAGTTCGACGAGACTTTCGCCGAGCACTACATGATGGCGCTCGAAGGCGAGCCCTTGACCCCCGAGATGATCCGGGCCGGCCTCCGTCGCGCCACCCTGACGGGCAAGGCGCAGCCGGTCCTCTGCGGGTCGAGCTTCAAGTACGTCGGCGTGCAGCGCTTGCTCGATGCGGTGGTCTCCTATCTGCCGAGCCCCCTGGAAGTCCCCCCGGTCAAGGGGGAACACCCCAAGAGCGGCGACGAGCTGGAGCGTCCTCCCGACCCGAAGGCCCCCTTCTCCGGCCTCGTCTTCAAGATCACGCACGATGCGCACGGCGACCTGTCGTTCGTCCGCGTCTACTCGGGCATCCTCAAGTCGAACACTCGGCCGCTCAACCCCGGCCGGAACAAGAAGGAGAACTGTTCGAGGCTCTACCACATCCGCGCCGATGACCGCGAGCAGATCGATCAGGCCCTGGCCGGCGATATTGTCGGCGTGGTCGGCCTGAAGGAGTCGGTCACGGGAGACACGCTCTGCGACCAGGCGCACCCGATCTTGCTGGAGCGGATCGAGTTCCCCGAGACGGTCATCAGCATGGCGATCGAGCCAGTTAGCTCGGCCGACAAGAACAAGCTGGCCGAGGCGCTTGTCTCTCTGGCCCGCGAGGACCCGACCTTCACCTACAAGTTCGACGAGGAAACGGGCGAGACCTTGATCTCCGGCATGGGCGAATTGCACCTGGAGATCATCAAGAACAAGATGCTCCGCGACCTGAAGCTGAAGGTCCGCATCGGCAAGCCCCGCGTCAGCTACCGCGAGACGATCCAGCACGCCGTCAAGGGAATCCACGGCCAGTGCATTCGCCAGACGGGCGGCTCGGGCCTGTATGCGAAGGTCACGATCGACCTGGAGCCGGAAACCCAGGCCAAGGGGGCGCCGGTCGTCCGGTTCGTCAACAAGGCCAAGCCGAACGACGTGCCCACCGAGTTCGTCCGCGCCGTCGAGGCCGCCATCCGCGAGGACGCCAAGTCGGGCGGGATCACCGGCTACCCGCTCGTCGACCTGAAAGTCACCCTGACCGACGGCGACACGCACGAGGTCGATAGCAACGAGCTGGCCTTCGGCTTCGCCGCGACCGACGCCCTGAACAAGGCGCTTGAAAAGGCCGGGGCCGTGCTGCTCGAACCGATCATGAAGGTCGAGGTCGTCACCCCCGAGGACTTCCTCGGCAACGTGACCGGCGACCTCTCCAGCCGCCGCGCGTTGATCGACAAGACGTATCAGCGCGGCAAGCTCTGGGTCGTCGAGGCCCGTGCCCCGCTCGAACAGATGTTCGGCTACTCGACCGACGTCCGCAGCCTCAGCCAGGGACGCGCCAGCTACAGCATGGAACCCTTCGACTACGCCCCCGCCCCCGAGGCGATGCTCCGGAAGCTCTCCGGCATGGACGATGAGGACTGA
- a CDS encoding Uma2 family endonuclease — translation MATATRPDAATVDPEVLRPEHLATEADDPIVPPPGEDVFYEVVDGEVIEIPPMGTFEADIANLLAELINDYARPRKLGRAFVEVLYRINPERKIRRQPDVAFVSADRWPVGKRAPKASSWQVVPDLAVEVVSPSDLAAHLNRKISDFFQAGTVAVWVIYQETRQVYVYSSPTAVEILTPPAELDGGAILPGFRLPVARLFDDDPDTAPGPASES, via the coding sequence ATGGCCACCGCGACCCGCCCCGACGCCGCAACGGTTGATCCCGAAGTTCTTCGCCCGGAACACCTCGCCACCGAAGCCGACGATCCGATCGTCCCTCCTCCGGGCGAGGACGTATTCTACGAAGTCGTGGACGGTGAGGTGATCGAGATTCCGCCTATGGGAACCTTTGAAGCCGATATTGCAAACCTGCTGGCCGAACTGATCAACGATTACGCTCGTCCGAGGAAGCTCGGCCGGGCCTTCGTCGAGGTCCTCTACCGGATCAACCCCGAGCGAAAGATCCGCCGGCAGCCGGACGTGGCCTTCGTCTCGGCCGACCGATGGCCCGTCGGAAAACGGGCCCCGAAGGCGAGTTCCTGGCAAGTCGTGCCCGACCTGGCCGTCGAGGTCGTTAGCCCCTCCGACCTGGCCGCGCACCTGAACCGCAAGATCAGCGATTTCTTTCAGGCCGGGACGGTCGCCGTCTGGGTCATCTACCAGGAAACCCGGCAAGTCTACGTTTACTCCTCCCCCACTGCCGTCGAGATCCTCACTCCCCCGGCCGAACTGGACGGCGGCGCGATTCTCCCTGGCTTCCGACTCCCCGTCGCCCGGCTCTTCGACGACGACCCGGACACCGCGCCTGGCCCTGCTTCGGAGTCCTGA
- a CDS encoding Uma2 family endonuclease, giving the protein MATATRPDATTIPEESIGTPLSPPPVVEADVPADDFVPPSSSEILFEVIDGVVVECPPMGSLELDIANYLAQELNVVALSQGLGQALVEQLFRLRAQSTNRRRPDIAFVSTAKWPRGRRVPRANAWEMAPDLAVEVVSPSDLAAELDRKLVEYFEAGVSLVWVVYPETRRVFVFSSATEVRILSASDELDGCAVVPGFRLALTRLFDGDPEPQPAPQS; this is encoded by the coding sequence ATGGCCACCGCGACCCGCCCCGACGCGACGACGATCCCCGAAGAGTCGATCGGTACGCCGCTGTCTCCTCCTCCAGTTGTCGAGGCCGACGTCCCAGCCGACGACTTTGTGCCGCCGTCGTCGAGTGAGATCCTGTTCGAGGTGATTGATGGTGTCGTCGTGGAGTGCCCGCCGATGGGGAGTCTAGAACTCGACATCGCCAATTACCTGGCCCAGGAGCTCAATGTGGTGGCCCTGTCGCAAGGACTCGGCCAGGCATTGGTCGAACAACTGTTTCGACTCAGGGCGCAGAGCACCAACCGCCGAAGGCCCGATATCGCCTTCGTGTCGACGGCAAAATGGCCCCGAGGCAGGCGAGTGCCCCGCGCCAATGCCTGGGAGATGGCCCCCGATCTGGCGGTCGAGGTCGTTAGCCCCTCCGACCTGGCCGCCGAACTGGACCGCAAGCTCGTCGAATACTTCGAGGCCGGGGTCTCGCTCGTCTGGGTCGTTTATCCCGAGACGCGCCGGGTGTTCGTCTTCTCGTCGGCGACGGAGGTCCGCATCCTCTCCGCCTCGGACGAGCTGGACGGCTGCGCGGTCGTTCCCGGGTTCCGACTCGCCTTGACGCGGCTCTTTGACGGCGACCCGGAACCTCAGCCGGCCCCGCAATCCTGA
- a CDS encoding sialidase family protein: MTPIAPLALLALLAPSDDPMPDLSNVPGVVIDHSPASSRQYIGSPSLAVLPDGTYVASHDFFGPGSSKDVTVVFASKDRGESWDQIATIKGQWWSTLFVHRDALYLMGTSREYGEGVIRRSTDGGTTWTEPVDSSSGLLLPGKKYHCAPVPVVEHDGRLWRAMEDAEGPGGWGVHFRAFMMSAPVDADLLNAASWTSSNRLGSDLSWLAPVTFGGWLEGNAVVTPEGEIVDILRVDSKPDPGFAAVVRISKDGQTASFDPESSFIRFPGGAKKFTIRYDPKTEAYWSLTNWVPPRNDLGQPGRTRNTLALIASTNLKDWEIRAVVLHHPDVTKHAFQYVDWLFDGDDLIVASRTAFDDGLGGAHNAHDANFMTFHRIEGFRTLDGIPDDLGDD, translated from the coding sequence ATGACGCCAATTGCCCCGCTTGCCCTGCTCGCCTTGCTGGCCCCGAGCGACGATCCGATGCCCGATCTTTCAAACGTCCCCGGCGTGGTGATTGACCATAGCCCGGCCTCGTCCCGGCAATACATCGGCTCGCCGAGCCTCGCCGTCCTCCCCGATGGCACCTACGTTGCCTCGCACGACTTTTTCGGGCCGGGAAGCTCGAAGGACGTGACGGTGGTCTTCGCGTCGAAGGACCGAGGGGAATCGTGGGATCAGATCGCCACGATCAAGGGGCAGTGGTGGTCGACCCTGTTTGTCCATCGCGATGCGCTCTACCTGATGGGGACCAGTCGGGAATACGGCGAAGGGGTCATCCGCCGGTCGACCGACGGCGGCACCACCTGGACCGAGCCGGTCGATTCCTCCTCGGGCTTGCTGTTGCCGGGGAAGAAGTACCATTGCGCCCCGGTTCCCGTCGTTGAGCACGACGGGCGCCTCTGGCGGGCGATGGAAGACGCCGAAGGCCCCGGCGGCTGGGGCGTCCATTTCCGAGCCTTCATGATGTCGGCCCCGGTCGATGCCGACCTCCTGAACGCCGCAAGCTGGACCTCCAGCAACCGGCTCGGCTCGGATCTCTCCTGGCTCGCGCCGGTCACGTTCGGCGGCTGGCTCGAAGGCAACGCGGTGGTGACTCCCGAGGGGGAGATCGTCGACATTCTCCGCGTCGACTCGAAGCCCGATCCCGGCTTTGCCGCCGTCGTCCGGATCAGCAAGGACGGCCAGACCGCCTCCTTCGACCCCGAGTCCAGCTTCATCCGCTTCCCCGGCGGCGCCAAGAAGTTCACGATCCGATACGACCCGAAGACCGAGGCGTACTGGTCCCTGACCAACTGGGTCCCCCCGCGTAACGACCTCGGCCAACCCGGCCGGACCCGCAACACCTTGGCATTGATCGCCTCGACCAATCTGAAGGACTGGGAGATCCGCGCCGTCGTCCTCCATCACCCCGACGTGACGAAGCACGCCTTCCAGTACGTCGACTGGCTCTTTGACGGTGACGACCTGATCGTCGCCTCCCGGACCGCCTTCGATGACGGCCTCGGCGGTGCCCACAACGCACATGACGCCAATTTCATGACCTTCCACCGGATCGAAGGCTTCCGGACCCTCGACGGTATTCCCGACGACCTCGGCGACGATTGA